The DNA window GTCCCACTTCTCGACCACGGTTCGGTGACCGGTTCACTCGTGCTGGTGCGCGACGTCAGTGACCTGCGCCGGCGAGACCGGTTGCTGCTCTCGAAGGACGCTGCCATCCGAGAGGTCCACCACCGCGTCAAGAACAATCTGCAAACCATCTCTTCTCTGTTGCGCATCCAGTCCCGGCGAATGCCCGAGGGAGAGGGTCGTCACGCGCTCGAGGAATCCGAGAGGCGGGTCAGGTCGATCGCGGTGGTCCACGAAATCTTGTCCAGAGACACCACGGACGAGGTCGACTTCAACGACATCCTGCCGTCATTGGTCCGAATGGCCGAGGACCTCGGAAGCCCTGACCATCCCGTCCGCATCTCTTACACAGGTGCAGCGGGTCAGCTCCCGGCCGCCGTCGCCACGCCGCTGGCCGTCGTGATTACCGAGCTGATGCAGAACGCCGCCGAACACGCCATGCCGGCGGGGGTACCCGCCTCCGTGTCGTCAGGCGCGCACGAGGCCGCCTCCGAACAGATCCGCGCTTTATCGGAGAATCCTCCGGTCCTTCTGGTGGAGGTCGAGCTGCACCGGGAGGACGACCGCTTGCGGGTCTTCGTCCGGGACAACGGCATCGGGCTCCCTCCCGACTTCACCATCGACAACACCTCCAGCCTCGGCCTGTCGATCGTCCGCGGACTGGTGGGGACCCAACTCGGCGGGACCATCTCGATGCGCAACGACGGGGGCACGGTCGTGGAACTCGACATTCCCGTCGAGGAAGCCTCCGAGGACCTGGAAAGTCTGTGACATAGGCCCTCAGCGCGAAAACGCCCGGCTTGACCGGCCGGGCGCCAGCGGGCTTGTGACCGTCTATTCAGCTAGTGAGCTCGTTGGGAGTTCTGCTCGGGGAAGCCGCTAAGACGCTCGGCGCTGGCTGGCCAGCCAAGCCTTGCGCAACTTGCGCCTCTCGTCCTCGGAAGTCCCGCCCCAGATTCCGGACTCCTGGTTGGTTGCGAGGGCAAACTCGAGACAGGACCGCTGAGCGTCGCACTGCATGCAGACTGCCTTCGCCGCCTCGATCTGCTCGATCGCTGGACCGGTGCTCCCGATCGGGAAGAAAAGGTCCGGGTCGGTGTCACGGCATGCCGCTTGGTCGCGCCAGTCGTCTACGTCCCACTCGATATTGCGGCTCCAGGTAAGGGCCACGAGCGACTACCTTTCGGGGGAGGTTGTGAAAAATGTCACGTGCGTTGTAACACCAATCCGTGTGTTCACCGCAGCGATGCAACAGCGTAAAGCGCGGGTACCGCGAACGCAAGGCTTTGGGCAACCAAATTTGCGGTTGTCAAATCCTCCCGTTCTCCGGGACGACCAGCCGCAGGGTCTCCGGTTCCCATCGGAATTCCAGATGGGAGGCAGCCCCCAAGTAGTCGCCGTCCACCTGGTACGGGACGTCCCCACGGGGCAGGAGCACGGCCCGTACGACGTCGTCCACCACTGAAACCTTTCGGGAGTTCTTGAGCCCTTCGTTACGCCGGAGAGCGGTTGCGGCGAGGCCGAGGAACGTCGCCGCACCGAGCGACCGCAGCACGACCGCGCTGAGAGGGGTGTCCAAGGTCGCAGCCGGCGCCACATTGAACGGCCGCTCCCCGAGAAACGTGTACGGGTTGGTGTTCAAGACGATTGCGAAGTACCCGTCTTCGACGCTCACCTTCTCGCCGTCTCGCCGCTCGAGTTCCATGGAGAAGTGGGGGCGGCGCCGGTCGAAGCCACGGGCCCAAGTGTCGAGCGCGGCGTAGGCGAAGAACGCGTGGCCGAGGTACTTCTTGATGGCTGAGCGTTTTTCGACCTGGGCTACGACCGCGGCGTCGAATCCGACGCCGACGTGGAACAGGTAGCGCCGGCCGTTGACGCTCCCGAGGCCGACCGTGCGGATTCCTGCGGGTCCCGCCCCCAGCGCCGACAACAGCTCCCCGGTCGCCTCGATCGGGTCGTTTGTCATCCCGATAGTCCTGGCGAACACGTTGGTCGACCCGCCGGGGAGCACACCCAGCGCGCAGCCGGTACCGGCGATGCCGTTCGCGGCCTCGTTCAGGGTCCCGTCCCCCCCGAGCACCACGACGACGTCGGTGCCGCGTGAAGCCGCGCCCTGGGCGAGCCGCGTGGCGTGTCCCCGCCTGCTTGTCTCGGCGACGGTCACCTCGTGGTCCGCCGCGAGGGACTTCTGGATCACCACCCTGGCGCGGGCCGTGACCGAGGACGCCGACGTGTTGACGATCAGGAGCAGGCGCACCGACTCAACCCTGGTCGGATGGCGGCGCCTTCGCGAGCGAACGGAGCTGCGCGACCGAACGGGTCAGAAGCCGCGAGACCTGCATCTGCGATATGCCCAGCCGTCGGGCGATCTCCGACTGAGTGAGGCCCTCGAAGAACCGCAGCTCGACGACGTGGCGTTGTTTGGAGGGGAGCTGGCGAAGCAGAGGGTCGAGCGTTGCACGACCCTCAGCCCGTGCGAGTTCGGTGTCTTCGCCTCCCAGGCGCTCTCCGAGAGAGTCCCCGCCCTCGCCGTCTCCCTTTGGCGCGTCGAGCGAAGCAAAACGGTAAGCCTGTCCGGCTTCGAGCGCCTCCAGCACGTCTTCCTCCGATACGCCGGCCTCGTTGGCCAGCTCGGCGATGGTGGGTGATCGTCCGAGTTCCTGGCCGAGCGCGTCGATGACCTGGCTCAGGTTGAGGTACAGCTCTTGCATCCGGCGTGGGGCACGAACCGCCCATCCTTTGTCCCGGAGGTGCCTCTTCAGCTCACCGACGATCGTGGTCGTCGCGTACGTGGAGAACTCGATGCCCAGTCCTGGATCGAAACGGTCGACCGCTTTCAAAAGACCGAGCGAAGCGACCTGCACCAAATCGTCCAGCGGTTGACCTCGGTTGGCAAAACGCCGGGCGAGATACGACGCCAGTCCCATGTGCGCCGACACCAACTGATCGCGGAGCACCACGTCGCCGGAGCGCGCGTACTCGGCGAACGATTCCCGGAGCGAGTCGCGGTCAGTCACCGGTATGAGCCGGGTCGGTCCGGCGCCGCTTGACCAGTCTGAAATGAGGGGCAGGCGGACCGGGACCTAACTCGTGCTCGTCGACGAGGGCTCCAAGAATCACGCGGGACAGGTCGGTGAGGCCAACCGGCGCGATGTCCTCCAAGAAGCGGCCCTCGCCCTCGACCTCCAGCCCGTCATCGAGCATGACGTACTTGAGCTCCACCGTCCCCCGCCTGCCGGTGGGACCGGTGAGCCCGAAGCACAACTCGTCGATAGCCAGCCGGAGGTCCTCGACCTCGTCATATGAGAAGCCCAGCCGGCCGGCGAGACCGGCCGCAGTCACCCGCGCCAAACGCAGGAATTCGGGGGACGCAGGGACCAGGAGTCGCACCTCGTCGGGCTGGCTCACGAACCTGCGACCGTAGCAGCCCAGGAATGGCGCGGCCCGCCGCCTTCGTGGTCCCCCGGTTTGTTCCGTTGGTGAACCGTAGAGAACAATGAAGGAATGAACGTTGTCGTCTGCGTCAAGCAGATTCCCGACCCGGCGTCCCCCGGGAGGCTGGACCCTCAGACCCACAACCTGGTGCGCGAGGGCAAGCTGATCATGGATGAGTCCGACTCCTACGGCGTGGAGATGGGGCTCCGGCTGGCGGAGCAGGCCGGCGGAGGCGAGGTCACCCTGGTTTCGATGGCCCCCAACAACGAGACAAGCGGCTTGCGCACCGCTCTCGCGATGGGCGCGGCCAAGGCGATCCTCGTGAGCGACCCGGTGCTGGCAGGATCGGACGCTCTCGGCACTGCGAAGGTGCTCGCGGCCGCCATCAAGCGGGCCGAGCCGGATCTGATCGTCGCGGCGACGGAGTCCACCGACGGTTACACCGGCACGCTGCCGGTGCAAGTTGCCGAGCTTCTCGGGCTACCGGCAGTGACATTCGCGAAAAAGGTCAGCGTCTCCGGCGGCAAGGTCCACGTCGAACGCCAGACCGAAGCGGGTTACGACGAGGTCGAAGTGGCGTTGCCGGCGGTCATCACCGTTACGGCCGGTGTGGTGGAGCCGAGGTACCCGTCGTTCAAGGGCATCATGGCCGCCAAAGGGAAGCCGGTAGACGAGCTGAAAGTTTCGGACCTGGGTGTCGACTCCGGCTCGGTCGGTAACGGCGGCGCGGGCCAAGAGGTCGTTTCGGTCGCGCCTGCCGAGGCCCGCAAGGCGGGCGAGGTCGTCGTCGACGAGGGCGACGCTCACGAGCGGATCATCGCGTTCCTCGAAGAGCTCAAGGTCATCTAGCCCCGAAGGGCTCAAGGATAAGTAGAGAGGCTCACCGTTAGAAAATGGCACTGAACAAGATCTGGGTCGTAGTTGTCCGCGCGGGTGACAACGTCGCGCCTGTCTCCCTCGAACTTCTGACCAAGGCGCGCGAACTGGGCTCCACGGTGGAAGGAATCACGTGGGGCGACGCGAGCGGGCTCGCTGGTGACGTCGGAGCTCACGGCGCGACCGCACTGCACACAGTCGGGGATCTCGGAGGAGGGCTCGCAGGTCCTGCGGTCGCAGCGGCGATCGCCGACAAGATCTCTTCCGGGGACGCACCGGACGCGATCTTCATTCCGCAGACTTACGACGGTCGCGACATCGCGGGGCGGCTTTCGGCTCGCATCGACCGGCCCGTGCTCACCAACGTGGTTGGGCTCGAGGCGCAGGACGGAAGCCTCGTTACCGAGCACGCGATCTTCGGTGGCACCGAGATGCTGGACGCGAAATTCACCGCCGGTGCGCCCGGGATCTACGTCATCCGGGCGAAGTCCTTCGCTGCCGAGCCGAGTGGCGGCGGCGCCGCAGCAGTCGACACTTGGAGTGTCCCTGATCTTGGTGCTGCCGGGTCTGCAAAGGTGCTCGGGTCCCACGTCGAGGAAACCGAAGGACCGAAACTGGACGAGGCCGCGGTTGTCGTATCCGGAGGCCGCGGCTTGGGCCAGGCGGACGGGTACAAGATGATCGAGGACTTGGCCAAGCTTCTCAAGGCGGCGCCCGGTGCGTCGCGCGCCATCGTCGACGCCGGATGGGTGCCTTACTCGCACCAGGTCGGCCAGACCGGCAAGACGGTCAAGCCGACCGTTTACATCGCGGCCGGGATCTCAGGCGCAACCCAGCACATGGTCGGCATGAAGGGCTCGAAGAACATCATCGCCATCAACAAGGACCAGGAGGCGCCGATCTTCTCGATCGCCGACCTCGGGGTCGTAGGCGACGTGAACAAGGTGCTGCCCAAGCTCATCGAAGCGCTCCGAGCCCGAGCGTGACGGCCGAGCGTGGGGATGGGGTCCCCACGCTCCGGAGGAGGATGGGGCCAGTGAGTGTTAACGGGCCCCGTCCGGGTCAAATGTCATCGCCTTCAAACAAGCGGCCACGGGTAGGGGCGGTCGCTTCTCGGCTCCGGTAGGCGAGCGCGGTCGAGGAGTCTGCGGATTCGAGCCTTGAGCGCGGCCACCTCGTTCGGCCGGAGGTGTTCGTGCAGTGACGGTGGGATTCCGTCATCGACGAGCCTCGCCAGGTCCGTCAGGTCGTCGTCGTCGACGCGCTCGCCGGCGAAGTCCCATATGACGGTTCGCAGCTTCGGCTCCGGGTGGAAGCACAATCCGTGGTCTATGCCCCATACCTGGCCCTCGTCGTCCACCAAACAGTGGCCGCCTTTGCGGTCAGCATTGTTGGCGACAACGTCGAACGTTGCCATCCGCTTCAAGGGGCGGTGGAAGCGATCCTCTTCGAGGAGTGTGAAGTAATGCTGCTCGAAGTCCGCGTCGACGAACCGTTGAAGCGCCCCCGGTCCCATCGGCGCGTCCGCGCGTTCGATGGTCTCGGGAACGAAGTTCCATCCGAGCGCGGCTGACAGCTCGTAAGCCGCGATCTCACGGCGGTACAGGCCCCCCGGGAAGTCCCACAGCGGGCGTTCTCCCGCGGCCGGCTTGTAGACCGCCACGAGAGGTTCGTTTTCAGAACCGTCAGCCGGGCGGACGGTCACGAGGAACGTGGCGTTGCTGCTCCAGGGCATGCGGCCCTGGACCTCGACCTCGCCGGCGCAGAGCGCGCTCAGCGAGCGGGAGACCGGTGGCCGTTGGTCCGGGGGCACGAATGACCTTCAGGGTCCATCGGATTGCCGCACAGAGGACACGCTGGGCGACCCGCGCGCACCAAGTCCCGCCCTCGCCTGACCATCGCCGCGGCCTGCGATCTGGTGAGCCCGAACCGGCCGATCGCCTGATCTTCCAGGGCTTCGGATCCGCCGATCGAAGGTCCTAGGTCGGGGTCGATCAGGAGTCCCCCGTTCTCTGCGTCCCCGGTCTCAGTGTCCCCGGTCTCAGTGTCCCCGGTCTCAGTGTCATGGTCGTCTGCCTCAGGTTCAACTGTGATCTCCTCGGCTACCACGACGATCCGGTCCGCGTCGCTGTCATAGGCCAGCTGGATGCTTCCGACGATCCACTCTGCTAGCACAGGCTCGGTCAACTCGAGCTCGTCGTCGGGTGGGGTCGATTCCGGCACCGGAAGGTCGGAGAGTATTTCACCGATGAACTGCGCGAGCGCGGCGACTTGCTGCTTCTCCAGCTTCAGGGTGACGTGCTGATCGCCCTGCCGCGCCTGGATGTAGAACGTTCTGTGACCGGGCTCCCCGACAGTTCCGACGGTCGCCCACTCCACCTCCGGGAGATCGAAGGATCGGCTCATGACGGCACCAGGTCGCCGATGGAACCGGTTGAGTTGACCGCCAGGACGGTCGGACCGAGAGACCCGTAGCTGATCACGGTGATCGAGCAGGGAGATATGACGATCCGCTGAAACAGATCGAGGTGCGTCCCCATCGCATCTGCTACGACCGCCTTGATCGGATCGGCGTGAGACACCGCGATGACGGCTTCGCCCGGGTGGCGCTCGCAGATCCCGTGCAGCGCCCCCACAATCCTCGTCTGCATCTCTGCGAATGATTCGCCACCCGGAAAACGGAACCCACTCGGGTACCGCTGCACCGTCGACCACTCAGGCAATTTGGACAGGTCCTTCAACGAGCCTCCGGTCCATTCGCCGAAATCGCATTCGAGCAGGCCTCGATCCATTCGAACACGGGATCCGAGCGCCGCAGCGATCGCAGCGGCTGTTTCCTTGGTTCGTTCGAGCGGCGACGCGTAGATACCCCCGATCGAGGGCCGGCTCGGTCCCGGCGCCTTCTTCCTCCTAGTGGTCCTCTTGCCATCTTGTTCGGGATTGGCTTGTTCGGGATTGGCCTGTTCGGGATTGGCCCGTTCGGGATTGGCCCGTTCGGGATTGCCCCGTTCGGGATTGCCCCGTTCCGGATTGGCTTGCGCCCAGCCTCTCAACCTCTCGCCGACCGATTCCGCCTGAGCCTTCCCCTTGTCCGACAGGTGCAAACCGGGCGCGCGGCCGGGAAGCAGCGCTCCGGTCGTCGGAGTGGTCCCGTGTCGCACGAGAAATACCAAGGTTGCCGGAGGCGGGGCTCCCATATCGCCCGGCCAACCTAGTGTCTCTGGAGTGGTTGACGGCCGTGGCGAGCTCGTCCAAGTAGAACGCGAGATTGTTGAGTGCCGCGCGTGCCCGCGCCTAGTCGCGTGGAGAGAGGAAGTCGCCAAGGTCAAGCGCGCCTCCTTCGCTCACGAGGAGTACTGGGGCCGCCCGATTCCGGGCTTCGGGGATCCGGAGGCCCGGATCGCCGTGGTCGGCCTGGCACCCGCGGCTCACGGCGGGAACCGAACAGGACGGATCTTCACCGGCGACCGCTCGGGGGACTGGTTG is part of the Acidimicrobiales bacterium genome and encodes:
- a CDS encoding sensor histidine kinase, whose translation is PVDEDSVTEVPRVGDGVLVLDASARIDYASPNAVNAMHRMGVYSGLEGVRLDEAGLAQSAVSLAYQTKLPAAEELVFGSDTAVGIRCVPLLDHGSVTGSLVLVRDVSDLRRRDRLLLSKDAAIREVHHRVKNNLQTISSLLRIQSRRMPEGEGRHALEESERRVRSIAVVHEILSRDTTDEVDFNDILPSLVRMAEDLGSPDHPVRISYTGAAGQLPAAVATPLAVVITELMQNAAEHAMPAGVPASVSSGAHEAASEQIRALSENPPVLLVEVELHREDDRLRVFVRDNGIGLPPDFTIDNTSSLGLSIVRGLVGTQLGGTISMRNDGGTVVELDIPVEEASEDLESL
- a CDS encoding WhiB family transcriptional regulator; amino-acid sequence: MALTWSRNIEWDVDDWRDQAACRDTDPDLFFPIGSTGPAIEQIEAAKAVCMQCDAQRSCLEFALATNQESGIWGGTSEDERRKLRKAWLASQRRAS
- a CDS encoding diacylglycerol kinase family protein, which gives rise to MRLLLIVNTSASSVTARARVVIQKSLAADHEVTVAETSRRGHATRLAQGAASRGTDVVVVLGGDGTLNEAANGIAGTGCALGVLPGGSTNVFARTIGMTNDPIEATGELLSALGAGPAGIRTVGLGSVNGRRYLFHVGVGFDAAVVAQVEKRSAIKKYLGHAFFAYAALDTWARGFDRRRPHFSMELERRDGEKVSVEDGYFAIVLNTNPYTFLGERPFNVAPAATLDTPLSAVVLRSLGAATFLGLAATALRRNEGLKNSRKVSVVDDVVRAVLLPRGDVPYQVDGDYLGAASHLEFRWEPETLRLVVPENGRI
- a CDS encoding SigB/SigF/SigG family RNA polymerase sigma factor; this translates as MTDRDSLRESFAEYARSGDVVLRDQLVSAHMGLASYLARRFANRGQPLDDLVQVASLGLLKAVDRFDPGLGIEFSTYATTTIVGELKRHLRDKGWAVRAPRRMQELYLNLSQVIDALGQELGRSPTIAELANEAGVSEEDVLEALEAGQAYRFASLDAPKGDGEGGDSLGERLGGEDTELARAEGRATLDPLLRQLPSKQRHVVELRFFEGLTQSEIARRLGISQMQVSRLLTRSVAQLRSLAKAPPSDQG
- a CDS encoding electron transfer flavoprotein subunit beta/FixA family protein yields the protein MNVVVCVKQIPDPASPGRLDPQTHNLVREGKLIMDESDSYGVEMGLRLAEQAGGGEVTLVSMAPNNETSGLRTALAMGAAKAILVSDPVLAGSDALGTAKVLAAAIKRAEPDLIVAATESTDGYTGTLPVQVAELLGLPAVTFAKKVSVSGGKVHVERQTEAGYDEVEVALPAVITVTAGVVEPRYPSFKGIMAAKGKPVDELKVSDLGVDSGSVGNGGAGQEVVSVAPAEARKAGEVVVDEGDAHERIIAFLEELKVI
- a CDS encoding electron transfer flavoprotein subunit alpha/FixB family protein — protein: MALNKIWVVVVRAGDNVAPVSLELLTKARELGSTVEGITWGDASGLAGDVGAHGATALHTVGDLGGGLAGPAVAAAIADKISSGDAPDAIFIPQTYDGRDIAGRLSARIDRPVLTNVVGLEAQDGSLVTEHAIFGGTEMLDAKFTAGAPGIYVIRAKSFAAEPSGGGAAAVDTWSVPDLGAAGSAKVLGSHVEETEGPKLDEAAVVVSGGRGLGQADGYKMIEDLAKLLKAAPGASRAIVDAGWVPYSHQVGQTGKTVKPTVYIAAGISGATQHMVGMKGSKNIIAINKDQEAPIFSIADLGVVGDVNKVLPKLIEALRARA
- a CDS encoding SCO1664 family protein gives rise to the protein MPPDQRPPVSRSLSALCAGEVEVQGRMPWSSNATFLVTVRPADGSENEPLVAVYKPAAGERPLWDFPGGLYRREIAAYELSAALGWNFVPETIERADAPMGPGALQRFVDADFEQHYFTLLEEDRFHRPLKRMATFDVVANNADRKGGHCLVDDEGQVWGIDHGLCFHPEPKLRTVIWDFAGERVDDDDLTDLARLVDDGIPPSLHEHLRPNEVAALKARIRRLLDRARLPEPRSDRPYPWPLV
- a CDS encoding DUF3090 domain-containing protein; the encoded protein is MSRSFDLPEVEWATVGTVGEPGHRTFYIQARQGDQHVTLKLEKQQVAALAQFIGEILSDLPVPESTPPDDELELTEPVLAEWIVGSIQLAYDSDADRIVVVAEEITVEPEADDHDTETGDTETGDTETGDAENGGLLIDPDLGPSIGGSEALEDQAIGRFGLTRSQAAAMVRRGRDLVRAGRPACPLCGNPMDPEGHSCPRTNGHRSPAR
- a CDS encoding histidine phosphatase family protein, with protein sequence MGAPPPATLVFLVRHGTTPTTGALLPGRAPGLHLSDKGKAQAESVGERLRGWAQANPERGNPERGNPERANPERANPEQANPEQANPEQDGKRTTRRKKAPGPSRPSIGGIYASPLERTKETAAAIAAALGSRVRMDRGLLECDFGEWTGGSLKDLSKLPEWSTVQRYPSGFRFPGGESFAEMQTRIVGALHGICERHPGEAVIAVSHADPIKAVVADAMGTHLDLFQRIVISPCSITVISYGSLGPTVLAVNSTGSIGDLVPS